A segment of the Leishmania braziliensis MHOM/BR/75/M2904 WGS CADA00000000 data, contig 101, whole genome shotgun sequence genome:
ctgtgctgctgtgagtcTGCCAAAATGGCGTGTACCGTCACCCTCCTGGTGTATGTGCTCCTCCAGTTCATCGCGTTCCTCTGTGTGCTCGTGGGCACGCCCCTCGACATGTTTCACCTGAGTAGTGGGGGGAGCAGATTTGGCAACACGCCCTGCATTACGTTGTGGGGGTTAAATGAGCAGTGCTACACCAGCAGGAACAATATAAGTTTGGAGGAGCTCTGGATAGCATGCCCTGACCGGCGCGACCGTTTCCGCAGAGCTCAGGTGTTTGCTATCATCTCCATCTGCGTGTACGGCCTGGCTGCCCTCCTCGGCTTCAttgcgctgtgctgctgctcgtgcctCCGCTGGGTCTGCCTGGCGCTCAACATCGCCGGCGTAGCCACGCTGTGCGTTGTGTGGGCCTCCA
Coding sequences within it:
- a CDS encoding amastin-like protein; this translates as MACTVTLLVYVLLQFIAFLCVLVGTPLDMFHLSSGGSRFGNTPCITLWGLNEQCYTSRNNISLEELWIACPDRRDRFRRAQVFAIISICVYGLAALLGFIALCCCSCLRWVCLALNIAGVATLCVVWASMVRTYEKADGSCIMQKLVSLGVGFMLLVIAWCLDIINILLLLLSCPARYPSKGLDSNE